The following proteins are encoded in a genomic region of Sphingobacteriales bacterium:
- the rfbD gene encoding dTDP-4-dehydrorhamnose reductase, which translates to MKNILLTGANGQLGNEFKKISKNFPDTRFLFTDIDELNITNEKALVGFFSDKRFDVLINCAAYTAVDKAEDEPERADLINRQAVKNLALICKEKNIRLIHFSTDFVFDGQKNIPYTETDRPAPVSVYGKTKLDGELEIINICTDYLIIRTSWLYSAFGNNFVKTILNKAETTGRLRVVYDQIGNPTHAYDLAIAVMKIIFHENYRKSGVYHFSGEGAVSWFDFACTIVELAGIACETEAVRSHEFVSKAVRPPYSVLDKTKIKNDFGIKIPWWQSSLKNCLKEMNILK; encoded by the coding sequence ATGAAAAATATTCTGCTGACCGGAGCAAACGGACAACTGGGAAATGAATTTAAGAAAATCAGTAAAAATTTTCCTGATACCCGCTTTCTGTTTACCGATATTGATGAACTAAACATCACAAACGAAAAGGCTTTGGTCGGATTCTTCTCTGATAAACGCTTTGACGTACTGATAAATTGTGCTGCCTATACGGCTGTCGATAAAGCAGAAGATGAACCTGAGCGGGCTGATCTGATAAATCGCCAGGCAGTGAAAAATCTTGCATTGATTTGTAAAGAAAAGAATATCAGGCTGATTCATTTCTCAACTGATTTTGTATTTGACGGTCAAAAGAATATCCCATACACTGAGACCGACAGGCCTGCTCCTGTTTCCGTTTATGGTAAAACAAAATTGGACGGAGAGCTTGAAATCATAAATATTTGTACGGATTATCTGATTATCAGGACGTCATGGCTGTATTCGGCATTTGGGAACAATTTCGTCAAAACAATTCTCAACAAAGCGGAAACAACCGGCCGGCTCAGGGTAGTATATGATCAGATTGGTAATCCTACTCATGCCTATGATTTGGCCATAGCTGTGATGAAAATTATTTTTCATGAAAACTATAGAAAATCAGGTGTTTATCATTTTTCGGGAGAAGGGGCAGTCAGTTGGTTCGACTTTGCCTGCACCATTGTTGAACTGGCCGGGATAGCGTGTGAAACGGAAGCTGTCAGGTCACATGAATTTGTTTCAAAAGCCGTCAGGCCACCCTACAGTGTACTTGATAAAACGAAAATAAAAAATGACTTTGGCATAAAAATTCCCTGGT